The following nucleotide sequence is from Myxococcales bacterium.
GGCCTGGCGCTGATCGCCCTCGGCGAACGGATGAAAATCAATCGGAGCGCGGAGGATCTCGAACTCGCCCATCAGTTGGCCAATCACATTTTGCGCAGCCAGAACAAGGACGGTTCGTTCGACAGCTACTGGCCTTACAAGGAACAACCGGCCAAACGCATCCGTTCGATCTATTACCCGGGCGAGGCCATGCTCGGCCTGGTGCGGCTCTACCAACTCGATCCTCAGCCGCGGTATCTCGAGGCCGTGGAGGCCGCGGCGGACTACTTCACCAACGAACGCTTCAAGCTGCTGGGCATGCGGTTGTCGGTGCCGCCCGACGCCTGGCTGATGCTGACGCTCAACGAATTGCACGCGATCAGCCCCAAGAAAATCTATGCCGACTATTGCGAAACGCTGACCGATTCGATGCTGAACGACCAGATGGATCGCGCTTGGGAAATTTTCTATCCCGACTACGACGGCGGCTACTATCCGTATCCGCCCTACGTGACGCCCGCCGGCGCCCGGATGGAAGGCATCTCGGCCTGCTATCAGGCCATGGAACGGGTCGGCCGCGACAATCGCGACATCCGCGCGCTCCTGGCCCGCGCCGCGCGCTTCCAGATCGAACGGATCATCCGCCCCGAATTCGCGCACCTGTACCCCAATCCGCAACGGGCCCTGGGCGCGTTCCGCCATTCGCCGGTGGCCAACGCCATCCGCATCGACTACAACCAGCACAACATTTCCGGCTTGCTGGTCACGGCGAAAATTCTGGAACAAGCGGGGGCCGGCGCCGCCGGCAAGTAATAGACGTTTTCGCCGGATACCCATCCGGCGACGGGAGGACCGATGGACGAACGTGGGATTGTCACCGAAGCGCGCGGGCACGTTTTATTGATCGGCTTGCACCGCGCGGCCAAACGCAATGCGTTCAATCTGCAGATGCTGCGCGAATTGTCGGCCGCCTATTCGCGGCTGGAAAACGATCCCGAACTGCGGTGCGCCGTGCTGTATGCCGACGGCGAACACTTCACCGCCGGCCTGGATCTCGCCGAGGTCGGCCCGGCCGTCGCGCAAGGCGCGCCGCTGTTTCCCGAAAACGGCATCGACCCGCTCGACCTGATGCCGCCGCGCCGCGTCAAACCGGTGGTCATGGCGATGCAGGGCTACTGCTTCACCATCGGCGTCGAGCTTTGCCTCGCGGCGGACATCCGCATCGCCGCAACCTCAACGATTTTCGCGCAGATGGAAGTGTGCCGCGGCATCATGCCCTTCGGCGGCGCGACGTTGCGCCTGCCGGCGCTGACCGGTTGGGGTAACGCCATGCGCTACCTGCTGACCGGCGAGCGGTTCGACGCGGCCGAAGCCTTGCGGATCGGCCTCGTGCAGGAAGTGACCGCGCCCGGCCAACAATTCGAACGCGCCCTCGCCATCGCCGAAACGGTGGCGAAACAGGCGCCGCTGGCCGTTTACGAGGCCCGCAAAGCGGCGCAAATCGCGCTCGAGGAAGGCCGCCCCGCCGCCCTGGCCCGGCTGCTCGACCAGGCCCGTTTTCTGATGCGCACCGAGGACGCGGTGGAAGGGATGATGTCGTTCATCGAGCGCCGCGAGGCGAATTTCAAGGGCAAGTAGCGCAATTTCCGATCCTTTGAATTCTCATTTACTTCTTGGAGGTAAAGATGAAGACAAGGATGGTGATTTGTCTGTTGCTGGGCTTTGCCTCGTCTGTCCTGGCCGATATCCCCTGCGCCGATGCCCCCTCGGGGGAAATCGTTTCCGCCGTCGAACAACCCGATCAATCCGTCAGCATTTGATCCTTCCGCCGCGAATTCCAGTCCGACGGCCTGGGAATGCGGCTGCGGCATTCAATCCGGATCGGAAGGCTGGGGGCTCTTTTGCCTCATGATCGGGGTCGGCCTCTTGGCTCTTTGGCTCGGGAGATATTAAAAAGAACGGCGGAGTTCCGAGGACTCCGCCGTTTCCGAATCGTCGTGGATCCGCTATTTTTTGTGATATTCCTTGAAAATCGGGTCGCCTTCCTGCAACTGGCGGCGCTGCACCTTGCCGACGAGCGATTTCGGCAGTTCGTCGATGAAGTCGATGTAGCGCGGCACCTTGTAGTGCGTGAAATTGTCCTTGGCCCATTTCAGCAGATCTTCCGGCTTGATCTTGCCCTTGTATTCCGCCCGGATCACCACCCAGGCCTTGATGATCTCGCCGGCTTCCTTGTCGGGCAGACCCGCCACCGCCGCCTCGAGGATCGACTCGTGGCCCAGCAGCATCGTCTCGATCTCGGTCGGGAACACGCTGTAGCCGCGCACTTTAATGAGCTGCTTCTTGCGGTCCTCGATCGTGATGCGGCCTTGCGGATCCATGCGGCCGATGTCGCCCGTCAGCAGCCAGCGCTTGCCGTCGGCCAACGTGACGATCGTCTCGGCCGTTTCCGTTTCGTGATGAAGATAGCCGACCATGACTTGCGGGCCGGCCACGGCGATTTCCCCGGCGTCGCCCTGCGGCAGTTCCTTGTTCGGATCGCCCGCGTCGACGATCTTCCATTCGGTGCCCGGGAACGGCAGCCCGATGGTGCCGATCTTGCGGTTGCCCCAGAACGGGCCCGCCGAGACGACCGGCGAGGATTCGCTCAGGCCGTAGCCCTCGACCAGGCGCGCGCCGGTGACCTGCTCGAACTTTTCCTGCACCGGGCGATGGAGCGGCCCGGCGCCGGAAACGCACAGGGTGATTTTGCCGGACAGGTTGTAATTGACGATTTCCGGCCATTCGGCCATGCGCTGGAAAAGCACTTCCGCGCCCACGTAGATGCTGCCGAGCGGCGGGCTGACGCGCAGGATCGTTTCGACCAGTTCCTTCACGGCGGGCGGCCGCGGGAACAGGATCATCGTGCCGCCGTAGGACAGGGAGATGTTCATCACGCAGGTCATGGCGAAGCTGTGGAACAGCGGCAGGACGCCGATCGCGGCGGTGCCCGGCTTGATCTTGTACATCCAGAGCTGGGCCTGCTTGGCGTTGGAAACGCAATTCAGGTGCGAGAGGATGGCCGCCTTGGGTACGCCGGTCG
It contains:
- a CDS encoding crotonase/enoyl-CoA hydratase family protein, whose protein sequence is MDERGIVTEARGHVLLIGLHRAAKRNAFNLQMLRELSAAYSRLENDPELRCAVLYADGEHFTAGLDLAEVGPAVAQGAPLFPENGIDPLDLMPPRRVKPVVMAMQGYCFTIGVELCLAADIRIAATSTIFAQMEVCRGIMPFGGATLRLPALTGWGNAMRYLLTGERFDAAEALRIGLVQEVTAPGQQFERALAIAETVAKQAPLAVYEARKAAQIALEEGRPAALARLLDQARFLMRTEDAVEGMMSFIERREANFKGK
- a CDS encoding long-chain fatty acid--CoA ligase, whose protein sequence is MNNPYYVDESRPWFTAEAGWPEEVPKNWDFERVTLGEMFERTVKEFPDLNAIWFLDTWMKYRELNEKVNAFATAIHQLGLRKGDVMALMLPNSFQYVISYYACAKLGVIVTGVNPTYKPGEVKHQLKLTGAKGIVVLDVLYGETIAPIVKDTAIQHVIVTNVTDLAALSPLKRWLGKKLKKIPFAEAPAGSLQFKQLLKTPPALPKIELSADDVATYIMTGGTTGVPKAAILSHLNCVSNAKQAQLWMYKIKPGTAAIGVLPLFHSFAMTCVMNISLSYGGTMILFPRPPAVKELVETILRVSPPLGSIYVGAEVLFQRMAEWPEIVNYNLSGKITLCVSGAGPLHRPVQEKFEQVTGARLVEGYGLSESSPVVSAGPFWGNRKIGTIGLPFPGTEWKIVDAGDPNKELPQGDAGEIAVAGPQVMVGYLHHETETAETIVTLADGKRWLLTGDIGRMDPQGRITIEDRKKQLIKVRGYSVFPTEIETMLLGHESILEAAVAGLPDKEAGEIIKAWVVIRAEYKGKIKPEDLLKWAKDNFTHYKVPRYIDFIDELPKSLVGKVQRRQLQEGDPIFKEYHKK